Below is a genomic region from Longimicrobium sp..
GAACACCGGGTTGCGCGCGTCGTTCTCCGGTTCGCCGTGGCCGGGGACGTACCAGGCGGCGGGGTGTGACTGGAGACGCCGAAGGCTGTTCTGCATCCCGCGCGCATCCACCAGGTACGGGACGCCGTGCTTGGCGAGCGGCTCGCTGCCAAAGAAGGCGTCCGCGGCGAAGAGGACGCCCTGCGCCGTATCCAGATCGACACCCACGCCGATCTGTGCCATGCTGTGACCGGCGAGGTCGACCAGCGAGAGAACGCGTCCGTCAACTGTAACGCTCTCCCCGGCGTGGACCACGTGGTCCACCGGGGACGGCTCTGCCTGGAGAAACTTGTTGGCGAGGCCGCTGACCGGCTCGGCGCCGCCGAACAGGTAGACGGGCTCCAGGCGCGGGTGGCGGATGGTCGCCTCCTCGATGGCGGGGGCGTACACCGGAATGCCGAAGCGGCGGACGAGCTGCGCGTTGCCGCCGTGGTGGTCCGCGTGGGCGTGGGTGTTGAGGATGGCGACAAGAGGGCGCCCCAGCTCCTCCGCGGCCCGCGCGATCCGGTTTGCGGCGCCGCGGTCGAGCCCCGTGTCGATGGCGACGAGCCCGCGCTCCGTCTCCACCAGCCCGCTGTTCACCGTTCCACGCAGGACGTGCACGCCGCCGCCGAGCGAGGTCAGCTCCATCCATCCTCCCCGTTCCATTCGTCGTGGAAGCGCCGCAGGAACTCCTCCATGAAGCGGTGCCGGCCCTCCGCCAGGCGGCGCGCGGCGGCGGTGTTCATCCTGTCGCGCAGGAGGAAGAGCTTCTCGTGGAAGTGGTGCGTGGTGCCGCCCGTTCCGGCGCGGTACGCGTCAAAGGTGGCGTGCAGCTCGGGCGCCGTCTCCGGATCGTGCAGCGGACGCCCGCGGCTCCCCCCGAAGGCGAAGGCCCGCGCGATCCCCACGGCCCCGATTGCGTCCAGGCGGTCGGCGTCCTGCACCACGGCACCCTCCAGCGTCCTTATGGGAGTGGCGACGCCGGCCCCCTTGAACGACAATCCGGCCACGATCTCGCACACGTGCTCAACGAGAGGCTCCTCCGCGCCGGCCTCTTGCAGCCAGCGGCGGATCTCGCGCGGGGCCACGCTGTCGTCGCCGGCGTGGAGCTTGTGGTCCCAGACGTCGTGCAGCAGCGCGGCGAGCTCCACGACGTAGGGATCGGCGCCCTCCTTGCCCGCCAGGCGCAACGCCGTGCGGCGCACGCGGTCCACGTGCCACCAGTCGTGGCCGGAGCCGTCGCCGTGCATGCGCTGGCGGACGAAGAGCTCGGTGCGCGCCAGGATCTCGTGCGGGCTCGTCATGTGCGGCGGGGTGCGTGTGCGGGCGTGGAGGCGCGCCCAATGTACGCGCCCGGCGGAGCCCGGCAAGCGTGCGGCACCGCGTGTGCGTCGCTCGCGTGCGGAGCCATCGAACCTCACCAGCCCCGGACCCCGCGGATGCCCACTCCCGTCTTCACCGTACCGCTCTACTTTGACAGCGATCCCGGCGGCGTCAGCGACCCGGAGCGGCTGCGCCAGGGCATCTCCGCCGTGGAGCGCACAGGCGACTTCCTGTGGCTGGCCTGCGACGAAACGCCCACGCTGGAGCGCCTGAGCCTGCGCCCGGATGGCAGCTTCGGAGCGCACCGGACGTACCCCCTGGCCGACTTCATCGACCTCCCCGCCGACGGCGAGGTGGACGTGGAGGGGCTGGCCTACGCCGCGCCCTACCTGTGGGTGGTCGGCTCCAACAGCCGCAAGCGGAGTAAGGCGAAGGAGGGGGAGGACGACGCGGAGTGCATCGCGCGGCTCGCAAAGGTGGAGACCGACGCCAGCCGGTACTTCCTTGCGCGTATCCCCCTGGCGCAGGACCCGGACGGCGGTGGGCTGGTCCCCGTGCGCTCGTCTCCTGATCCGGGCAATCCGGAGGCAGAGCTGACCGCCGCGCGGTTGCGGGGGAAGGGGTCGAAGGGCGGCATCTTTCGCGAACTCCAGGAGGACGCGCACCTGGGCCGCTTCATGCGCATCCCGGGCAAGGACAACGGCTTCGACATCGAGGGGCTGGCGGTGCTGGGCGACCGAATCTTCGTGGGGCTGCGAGGCCCGGTGCTGCGCGGCTGGGCGATCATCCTGGAGCTGGAGCCCGTCCCCGACCGCGAGCGCCCGGACCGCCTGCGCCTCCGCAAGATCGGCGACGACGGGGAGCGTTACAGGAAACACTTCCTGGACCTGGAAGGGATGGGGATCCGCGACATCCGCCGCGACGGCGACGACCTCCTGGTGCTGGCCGGCGCCACGATGGACCTCTCTGCACCCTCGACGCTCTGGCGCTGGCCGGGCGGCGCGAAGTCCGAGCGGCCCTCGCTGGTGCGCGGCAACGAGCTGCACCCCGCGCTGCAGCTTCCGCACGAGCGCGCCCGCCGCGACGATCACCCGGAAGCCGTGGCGCTCTTCCCCGGCGGCGCGCGCGCCTCGGTGATGGTGCTGTACGATGCCGCGTCCGAGGGGAGGCTGGTGCCCGGCGGGGTGCTGGCGGACGTCTTCGAGCTGGACGAATGAGCATGAGCCAGGGCCCGGCGCACATCTTCATCAAAAAGGGCGACGCGCTGCGCGAGGTGGACGCGGCGCTGGCGCGATGCGCGGAGCGCGGGCTGGATCGCGCGGCGGCGGGGTTCAACAAGTATCTGTTCGCCACCCAGGCGGACCAGACGATCGTCTTCCTGGCGAGCCGCGACGCCGCCCTCGCCGTGGAGCTGCGCGCAATTCCCGGGTGGAGCGAGCCGGGCGATCAGCCGCTTCAATGAAGTGCGTGAGTGCGTGAGTGCGTGGGCACGGCGCGGATCCGGCCCCCGAGTCCGCGCAGGCGGACTTTGTGCTGTTGTTGCCGCGAGTTCACTCGCCCGGGCGGGTTGTGACAGGTAACGGGCCAGTTTTCACATTCCGGAGATTCGGATGCAGACGGGAGAGATCGCGCTTCAGCCGGTTCAGGACGAGGAGCTGAAGCAGACGCAGCTCACCACGATGAAGCGCCGCGCGACGGGGCTGCTGGTGCTGGCGTTCGTGGTGTACGTCGCGGCGCGGATACTGGAGACGCGCTGGCCCGGCTTCGGGTACCTGCGCGCTACCGCGGAGGCGGCCATGATCGGCGGGCTGGCAGACTGGTTCGCCGTCACCGCCCTCTTCCGCTACCCGATGGGGATCAAGATCCCCCACACCGCCATCATCCCCAACCGCAAGGACCGGATCGGGAGGAGCCTGGGGAACTTCGTCCAGAACAACTTCCTCTCCCCCGCCATCATCCGCACGCGCCTTCGCTCTGCGGGGGCGGCGCGAAAGGGGGCCGAGTGGCTCGCCCGCCCCGAGCACGGCGAGTCGGTGGGAAGGCACGCCGCGGCCGCCGTTTCGGGCGTGGTGCAGGTGCTGCGCGACGAGGACGTGCAGGAGATCATCCAGGACAACGTGATGGGCCGCGTGCGCAGGACCCAGGTCACTCCCGTGGTCGCGCGTGTCCTGTCACTTGTCACGCAGGACAACCGGCACCAGGAGCTGCTCGATTCCGCCATCCGCCTGCTGGGGCGCCTGGTGGACGAGAACCACGGGATGATCCGCGAGCGCATCGGCCGCGAGACGCCGTGGTGGGTGCCGACGCAGGTGGACGACAAGATCTTCGAGAAGCTGGTGGGGAGCGTGGAGAAGACGCTTCACGAGGTGGCCTCCGACCCCGGGCACCCGCTGCGGGCGCGCTTCAACGAGGCGGTCGCGGAGTTCATCGTGCGCCTCCAGGAGTCGCCTCAGACCATTGAGCGCGGCGAGGCGTTCAAGGAGGAGGTCCTCAGCCACCCCGCGGTGCGCGAGTACTCCGCCTCGCTGTGGGGCGACCTCAAGGCATCGCTCCTCAAGAACGCCGCCGACCCGGAGAGCGAGTTCCGCCGCCGCATCGGCCACGCCGTCACACGCGTGGGGCAGTCGCTGGTGGAGGACGAGGAGCTGCTGGAGAAGGTGGAGCTGTGGATCGAGAACGCGGTGATCTACGTGGTGGAGCAGTACCGCCACGAGATCGCGGGGCTCATCTCCACCACCGTAGCCGCGTGGGACCCGGAAGACACCACGCGCAAGATAGAGCTCCAGATCGGCAAGGATCTCCAGTTTATCCGCATCAACGGCACGCTGGTGGGCGGCCTCGCGGGGCTCGCGATCTACGCCATCGGGCGCGTCTTTGGGGTGTAGGCGTGCGGCGGCGCGGAGAATTCGATCTCCGCGCCGCCCTCGCGATGTACGAAATCGTTGCGGCAAAGCAGCCTGCGCATTAGCATCAGCCCGAGCCGCAGCATCTTTTTCGCCCGCCGTTCGAGTCCACCTACGTCCCGTCGACGCGCCCTTCGATCCGCCCGCGCGAAACTCGCACGGCGGCGCCGCGTACTCAGGTGGCGATCCAACCCGTGAAGCCGCAGGACCTTACCCACCGCGGCACCCGCCGCGCCACGCCCGAGGAGACCATGACCGAGTCCTACACCAGCGGAGCCCCCTTCGCACGCCGTACCCTCGTACAGCGCGCCATCGGCGCCGCCCGGCTGGACATCCCCACCTATGAAGAGGTGGAGGCCGATCGCGATGCCACCGGTCAGGCCGCCGTGGTGGTGGCGGTGGCGGCGGTCTGTTCCGCCATCGGCAGCATCGGCCAGGGGACGACCGGGATGATCGGAGGGCTGATCATGGCGATCGTCGGATGGCTCGTCTGGTCCGGCGTCACGTACCTGATCGGGACGATGCTCTTCGGCGGCACGGCGGATTGGGGCGAGCTGCTGCGCACCATCGGCTTCGCGCAGGCGCCCGGTGTGCTCTACATCCTGGGGATCATACCCATCCTGGGTGGACCGGTCAGGATCGTGGTGATGATCTGGATCCTGGTGGCGGGGATCGTCGCCATCCGCCAGGCGCTGGACGTGAGCACGGGGAAGGCGGTGCTCACCGCGATTGTCGGATGGCTGGCGCTTCTGATCCCGATGATGCTGCTCGGCGGGATGGCGGCGATGGCGGGCGTCGGCCGCTAACCGCGTCGCTTGTGACGTGGCGGATGGGGGGCGGGCTCCTGGCGCTGGTGCTGGCGGCGGCGTGCGCCCGCCCCGGCGCCGGACCCCTTCCCGAGCAGGCTCCGGACATCATCGGGGCCGTCACCGGCCGCCGCGAGGTGCAGGGCGGGGTGTCCGTGCGGATCCAGCAGGATTCCATGCGCAGCGCCGGCTACCCCGTGGCGCAGGTGACGGTGGGGAGCGGCGCGCGCGTCCTGCGGCGCACCGCCGGCGGTCTCGCCCCCGCCGCCGTGGAAGAGCTGCGGGTGGGCACGCGCGTGCAGGCGTGGTTCACCGGGCCCGTGCTGAGGTCCTACCCGGCGCAGGCCACGGCCCGGTTGGTGGTGATCGTGCCCGAGCAGGCTCCGTAAAACGGCAGAGAGTTCGCACAGGAAAACGCGGCGGCCGCTCCCAAAAGGGTGCGGCCGCCGACGTTTGTGGAGCGGACTTCCGGTCAGCGAGGCGACGCGCCTTCCAGCAGCACCGGCGCGTAACGCCGGTGATAGACGGGCGCCAGGCGGACGCAGAAGTCTTCGGCCGTGCCGCCGCGCGCCAGGAAACAGCGCATCAGCGCACACTGCAGTGCCACGTACGCCGCGAACCGCGACGGGCAACTCTCCACGTACCGACGAGCAACTTCCATGGTAACCTCCCTTGGGCGATGGACTTCGCCCGTACCCGTACTTCGCATCCGATGTGCCGCCCCTCTCATATCCAAACGTGGCGCAAATGCTGGGAGTTTCGTTGTGCGGGGAGGACGTGGGGTGGGGTGGGTGTCCCATGCGGGGAGCAGCGGGTGGCCCATGGGGGGTGCGAGGGGGGCCCTCACCCCCGGCTCGTTACACTCGCCTGCCCCCTCTCCCGATAACAGGAGAGGGCTCCGCCCTCTGTTATCGAGAGAGGGGGCGGAACCCCGCGCGCTGCACCGCCGCCCCTGTA
It encodes:
- a CDS encoding HD domain-containing protein; its protein translation is MTSPHEILARTELFVRQRMHGDGSGHDWWHVDRVRRTALRLAGKEGADPYVVELAALLHDVWDHKLHAGDDSVAPREIRRWLQEAGAEEPLVEHVCEIVAGLSFKGAGVATPIRTLEGAVVQDADRLDAIGAVGIARAFAFGGSRGRPLHDPETAPELHATFDAYRAGTGGTTHHFHEKLFLLRDRMNTAAARRLAEGRHRFMEEFLRRFHDEWNGEDGWS
- a CDS encoding DUF445 domain-containing protein; its protein translation is MQTGEIALQPVQDEELKQTQLTTMKRRATGLLVLAFVVYVAARILETRWPGFGYLRATAEAAMIGGLADWFAVTALFRYPMGIKIPHTAIIPNRKDRIGRSLGNFVQNNFLSPAIIRTRLRSAGAARKGAEWLARPEHGESVGRHAAAAVSGVVQVLRDEDVQEIIQDNVMGRVRRTQVTPVVARVLSLVTQDNRHQELLDSAIRLLGRLVDENHGMIRERIGRETPWWVPTQVDDKIFEKLVGSVEKTLHEVASDPGHPLRARFNEAVAEFIVRLQESPQTIERGEAFKEEVLSHPAVREYSASLWGDLKASLLKNAADPESEFRRRIGHAVTRVGQSLVEDEELLEKVELWIENAVIYVVEQYRHEIAGLISTTVAAWDPEDTTRKIELQIGKDLQFIRINGTLVGGLAGLAIYAIGRVFGV
- a CDS encoding DUF3221 domain-containing protein translates to MTWRMGGGLLALVLAAACARPGAGPLPEQAPDIIGAVTGRREVQGGVSVRIQQDSMRSAGYPVAQVTVGSGARVLRRTAGGLAPAAVEELRVGTRVQAWFTGPVLRSYPAQATARLVVIVPEQAP
- a CDS encoding YIP1 family protein → MAIQPVKPQDLTHRGTRRATPEETMTESYTSGAPFARRTLVQRAIGAARLDIPTYEEVEADRDATGQAAVVVAVAAVCSAIGSIGQGTTGMIGGLIMAIVGWLVWSGVTYLIGTMLFGGTADWGELLRTIGFAQAPGVLYILGIIPILGGPVRIVVMIWILVAGIVAIRQALDVSTGKAVLTAIVGWLALLIPMMLLGGMAAMAGVGR
- a CDS encoding DUF3616 domain-containing protein — translated: MPTPVFTVPLYFDSDPGGVSDPERLRQGISAVERTGDFLWLACDETPTLERLSLRPDGSFGAHRTYPLADFIDLPADGEVDVEGLAYAAPYLWVVGSNSRKRSKAKEGEDDAECIARLAKVETDASRYFLARIPLAQDPDGGGLVPVRSSPDPGNPEAELTAARLRGKGSKGGIFRELQEDAHLGRFMRIPGKDNGFDIEGLAVLGDRIFVGLRGPVLRGWAIILELEPVPDRERPDRLRLRKIGDDGERYRKHFLDLEGMGIRDIRRDGDDLLVLAGATMDLSAPSTLWRWPGGAKSERPSLVRGNELHPALQLPHERARRDDHPEAVALFPGGARASVMVLYDAASEGRLVPGGVLADVFELDE
- a CDS encoding MBL fold metallo-hydrolase, with protein sequence MELTSLGGGVHVLRGTVNSGLVETERGLVAIDTGLDRGAANRIARAAEELGRPLVAILNTHAHADHHGGNAQLVRRFGIPVYAPAIEEATIRHPRLEPVYLFGGAEPVSGLANKFLQAEPSPVDHVVHAGESVTVDGRVLSLVDLAGHSMAQIGVGVDLDTAQGVLFAADAFFGSEPLAKHGVPYLVDARGMQNSLRRLQSHPAAWYVPGHGEPENDARNPVFAENFAALERAFDWLGERVRRAPGSTEELLVEFAAAMGMRLDNPSSWVLNRAALLGFLAAMEREGTVRVVLEEGRWHWAQGEARTGGP